A part of Capsicum annuum cultivar UCD-10X-F1 chromosome 6, UCD10Xv1.1, whole genome shotgun sequence genomic DNA contains:
- the LOC107873794 gene encoding uncharacterized protein LOC107873794 encodes MSVSASNVRNTSTQRALIVTPSEEYLDVFEMDTSRVIISDPHHKHIEVDQVYISKRVLKSVMKDYSIRENYALLCRSGNCAFLFRVSGIDESGMFNVREFLPEHTCPIKDNIYPKLHTTSKLISGIVKPKFKCHKRKYNPSEIRSDKKEDMGMDLTYIMCWRAKEQALEELRGKPAASYGKLSAYIHVPVIVVDASHLRGLYNGIFVATCTIDGAGHIFPLAYGVLDFENDTSWTWFFENLKKAYGERREIRVVSDCNTSIIKVVSEEYNDVPHYVCMWHLWKNVKKNFRKSHDALSDVFYTIAKSYSKTEYHSLMEKVEAVDVRLKSYLNLVGCDKWTRSYASVHRGWTLTLNIAESINVALVSARELPIYDFLEEVRSMFGRWNYENRQHALYAFTDLIVKFQEILQQNEAESTRMKVIPASEYIYIVHDKEKYFIVCLKEKKCSCNAFQLDEIPSVHACAVLDSKNFKKGPYCSDLYKPKTVLRTYDIPVYPLPHKDDWIIPNEILIEVVLPPKYKRPPGRPAKKDRGKFRRDMFGKKIFVFLY; translated from the exons ATGTCTGTCAGTGCAAGTAACGTGAGAAATACAAGTACTCAAAGAGCGTTAATAGTTACTCCATCAGAAGAATATTTGGATGTATTTGAAATGGATACAAGTAGAGTTATTATCTCCGACCCAcatcacaaacatattgaggttgaTCAAGTTTATATCTCAAAAAGAGTATTAAAATCAGTTATGAAGGACTATTCAATTCGTGAAAA TTATGCGTTGTTGTGTAGATCAGGTAATTGTGCTTTTTTATTTCGTGTATCTGGTATCGATGAATCTGGAATGTTTAATGTCAGAGAATTTTTACCAGAACATACTTGTCCGATCAAAGATAATATCTATCCTAAATTGCATACTACTAGTAAGTTGATTAGTGGTATAGTCAAACCAAAATTTAAATGCCACAAACGGAAATACAATCCATCTGAAATCAGAAGTGATAAGAAGGAAGACATGGGTATGGATTTAACATATATTATGTGTTGGCGAGCCAAGGAGCAAGCACTTGAAGAGTTAAGAGGGAAACCAGCAGCATCATACGGGAAACTTTCTGCATACATTCATGT ACCtgtcatagttgttgatgcaagTCATCTAAGAGGACTGTATAATGGAATTTTCGTAGCTACATGTACCATTGATGGAGCTG gacatatatttcctttggcCTATGGAGTTCTTGATTTCGAAAATGATACTTCTTGGACTTGGttctttgaaaatctgaagaAAGCATAtggtgaaagaagagaaatacGTGTAGTTTCTGATTGTAATACAAGCATCATAAAAGTTGTAAGTGAGGAGTATAATGATGTACCACATTATGTTTGTATGTGGCATTTAtggaaaaatgtgaaaaaaaactttagaaaatcacaTGATGCATTATCCGATGTCTTCTATACAATtgcaaaatcatattcaaagactGAATATCACAGTTTAATGGAGAAGGTGGAGGCAGTTGATGTTAGATTGAAGAGTTACTTGAATTTGGTGGGATGCGATAAGTGGACTAGATCATATGCATCAGTTCATAGGGGATGGACTTTGACATTAAACATTGCCGAATCAATTAATGTTGCACTAGTATCGGCTAGAGAACTaccaatatatgattttctagAGGAAGTTAGATCAATGTTTGGTAGATGGAACTATGAAAACAGACAACATGCGTTGTATGCTTTTACAGATCTTATTgttaagtttcaagaaattcttcaacagaatGAAGCAGAGAGTACACGTATGAAG gtTATACCTGCATCAGAATATATCTATATAGTCCACGACAAGGAgaaatattttattgtttgtcttaAGGAAAAGAAATGTTCTTGCAATGCATTTCAGTTGGATGAGATACCAAGTGTTCATGCTTGTGCAGTTCTTGATAGCAAGAATTTTAAGAAGGGACCATATTGCTCTGATCTATACAAGCCAAAAACAGTCTTGAGAACATATGATATTCCAGTTTATCCTCtaccacacaaagatgactggATAATTCCAAATGAAATTTTGATTGAGGTAGTTCTGCCCCCAAAATACAAGCGACCCCCTGGAAGgcctgcaaagaaggatcgtggaaaGTTTAGAcgagatatgtttggaaagaaaa tttttgtttttctttattaa